A section of the Euwallacea fornicatus isolate EFF26 chromosome 24, ASM4011564v1, whole genome shotgun sequence genome encodes:
- the LOC136346785 gene encoding ejaculatory bulb-specific protein 3-like, translating to MKNLIVAVLAVQITFCLCQKYTSRYDNLNLDQILSNKRVLDNYVKCVLDEGPCTAEGRELKVHIPEAIQTNCVKCTESQKNFVRRGAKHLIKNNPKQWMRIARKYDPQGQYAKQFNQFLGN from the exons atgaaaaatctaaTTGTTGCCGTACTTGCTGTTCAAATTACATTTTGCTTGTGTCAGAAGTATACTTCGAGGTAcgataatttgaatttagatCAAATTCTTTCCAACAAACGTGTATTGGATAATTATGTCAAGTGCGTCTTAGATGAAGGTCCGTGCACAGCTGAAGGACGAGAGCTAAAAG TCCATATTCCTGAAGCTATCCAAACGAACTGCGTGAAATGTACAGAATCCCAGAAGAACTTTGTGAGACGAGGAGCCAAACACCTTATAAAGAACAATCCCAAACAGTGGATGAGGATTGCTAGGAAATACGACCCTCAAGGGCAATATGCCAAACAATTTAACCAGTTTTTGGGCAACTAA